From the Ammospiza caudacuta isolate bAmmCau1 chromosome 1, bAmmCau1.pri, whole genome shotgun sequence genome, the window AATTCcagagggatcccagagccCCTCCCCGGGAACTCCGGTGAATTTCGGGACTGGGACAAGGGAATTTATGGGGAAAACCGGGAAAGGGGCAGCGAATCCCGGGTCGAGACGGAATTCcagagggatcccagagccCCCGGGAACTCCGGTCAActttgggattgggaatttATGGGGAAAACCGGGAAAGGGGCAGCGAATCCCGGGTGGGGTGCAGAATTCcagagggatcccagagccCCTCCTGGCGAACTCCGGTGAACTTTAGGATTGGGAATTTATGGGGAAAATCGGGAAAGGGGCAGCGAATCCCGGGTGGGGTGCGGAATTCCAGAGggatcccagagcagcccctcctggggaACTCCGGTGAACTTTGGGATGAGGGAATTAACGGGGAGAACGGCTTGGGGGCGAAAGGAGAAGCGGGAGAGGAGCGGCGAAGGGGTTAAGCGCGAAGGGGTTAAAGGCGGCGCGCAGGGTGAGCTCAGGTAGGCCGGGCCTGGGGCTCCCCTTTCCGAGGGCTCCTTTTCCAAGGAAGCCGGGCCCGGAGGAGGGGCCGGGCCGCCCATTCCCGCCGCTATAAAAACCCCGCGGTTCCAGCCCGCGGCTCCCGGAGGATGCGCACGTgcgccgggagcggcggcggcggcgagccCCAAAACCGGGGATAAACCGGGGATAAACCGGGGATAAACCGGGATAAAcccgcccccccccccacctccccaaaaaacaaaccgGGATAAAAACCCGCAAACCCGGGATAAACCCGCCATCAAACCCCGCGGCCACCGGGGTAAAACCCGGAGTAGCGGCGCGATAAAACCCCTAAAAAGCAGGATAAAAGCGGGGTAAAAGCGGgagaaaagccccaaaacccgGGAGAGGAGCGGGATCAAAGCCCTCAGAGCGGATCGGCGAGAGCCATGAGCGGCCGGAGCTGAGCGTCGCTGCCGGTTCCCCAGCGGCTTTTCCAGCCATGTCCTTCGCCATGCTGCGCTCGGCGCCGGGGCGCTTCCTGTACCCCGAGATCAGCGCGCTGTCCGAGGACGAGGAGAACAGCGAGAGCTCGGGCTCGGAGGAGAAGCCCTTCCACGTGGAGGGCGACGCGTTCGGCGCGCGGGGCGGCAAGCGGCGGCCCGGCAAGAGCCGCGGGCGGCTGGCGCGGGAGCCGCGGCAGCGGCACACGGCGAACGCCCGCGAGCGGGACCGCACCAACTCGGTGAACACGGCGTTCACGGCGCTGCGCACGCTGATCCCCACCGAGCCGGCCGACAGGAAGCTCTCCAAGATCGAGACGCTGCGCCTCGCCTCCAGCTACATCTCGCACCTGGGCAACGTGCTGCTGCTCGGCGACGCGGGCGGCGGAGGGCAGCCGTGCcacggggcggcggcggcggcggcggcggcggcggcggggccgggagcggcggcggcagcggcggcggcggcggcagcggcgttCTGCAGCGGAGGGAGCGCGTCCCCGCCCGGGCGGGAGAGCGAGAGCGGGCAGCCGCGGCAGATCTGCACCTTCTGCCTCAGCAACCAGCGCAAAATGGTGAGCGGCGATGATGGGAATACCGGGAATAACGGGAATAACGCGAATAACGGGGATACCGGGGTCCGGGATAGCGGGAATGGGGATCCCGGGATAGCGGGAATGGGGATCCCAGGGTGCTCAGCCCCGGCAGATCGGCACCTTCTGCCTCAGCAACCAGCGCAAAATGGTGAGCGGCGATGATGGGGATACCGGGAATAACGGGAATAATGGGGATACCGGGGTCCGGGATAGCGGGAATGGGGTCCGGGATGGCGGGAATGAGGATCCCGGGATAGCGGGAATGGGGATCCCGGGGTGCTCAGCCCCGGCAGATCGGCACCTTCTGCCTCAGCAACCAGCGCAAAATAGTGAGCGGTGATGCCGGGAATACCGAGAATAATGCGAATAACGGGGATACTGGGGTCCGGGATAGCGGGAATGGGGCTCCCGGGGTGCCCAGCCCCGGCAGATCGGCACCTTCTGCCTCAGCAACCGGCGCGAAATGGTGAGCGGCGATGCCGGGAATACCGAGAATAACGCGAATAACGGGGATACCGGGATCCGGGATAGCGGGAATGGGGTCCGGGATAGCGGGAATGGGGTCCGGGATAGCGGGAATGGTGATCCCGGGATTCCCAGCCCCGGCAGATCGGCACCTTCTGCCTCAGCAACCGGCGCGAAATGGTGAGCGGTGGTgatggggataatggggacactggggtccGGGACAGCGGGAATGCCAccgggatttgggaatggggaatttgggaatcgCGGAGTGCCCAGGCCCGGCAGATCGGCAACTTCTGCCCCAGCAACCGGCGCGAAATGGTGAGCGGTGGTGATGGGGATAACGGGAATAACGGGGCTCGGGATAGTGGGAATACTGGGGAGAAAGAAGAGtaccaggatttgggatttggggctcccGGGGTGCCCAGCCCCGGCAGGTCTGCACCTTCTGCCTCAGCAACCGGCGCAAAATGGTGAGCGGTGGTGATGATGGGGATACCGGGGATACCGGGAAtattgggggatttggggctcccGGGGTGCCCAGCCCCGGCAGGTCTGCACCTTCTGCCTCAGCAACCAGCTGAAAATGGTGAGCGGTGGTGATGGGGATACCGGGAATACCGGGAAtattgggggatttggggctcccGGGGTGCCCAGGCCCGGCAGATCGGCACCTTCTGCCTCAGCAACCGGCGCAAAATGGTTGAGTttgggacagacagagggaacGGGGACCGGCACAGCGGGAACACTGGGAATGCGGAGCAGGATACCGGGAATGCCACGGAGATagagggaaaggggagcaggatttgggattggggagcaggatttgggaatcCTGGGATGTTCAGCCCTGGCAGATCTGCGCCCTCTGCCTCAGCAACCAGAGGAAGCTCGCCAGTCCCGGAGGGTTTGGGATGCAGGGactgggatactgggaatgggggccgggatactgggaatggggaccgggatactgggaatggggactgggatactgggaatggggacagggatactgggaatgggggccgggatactgggaatggggactgggatactgggaatggggacagggatactgggaatgggggccgggatattgggaatggggacagggatactgggaatgggggccgggatactgggaatggggactgggatactgggaatgggggccaggatactgggaatggggactggGATACTGGGAATAGGGGCCGGGATACTGGAAATGGGGACCgggatactgggaatggggacagggatactgggaatggggactgggatactgggaatggggactgggatactgggaatggggacagggatactgggaatgggggccgggatactgggaatggggTCTGGGGATTGAGGGAAAGGTGGCCTGGGATTCAGGAATGAATcccacagggatgtggggaaTTGTGTCCCAGGATTCGGGAACGTTGTGGGGGtgacggggatggggatggggattcGGGAATGAATCCCGCAGGGATAAAAGGGAACGGGGGCTCCCAGCTTCCCGAAAAACCGGAGATTCCCGGGTTTATCCCGGTGTTTTTTCACTccgaggggcagcaggaggcagggaatggtATCCCGGGAATTCCGGGATGAATCCCTCGGGGAACTGAGTCCCGGGATGCGGGAATGCCGAGGGGATGAAGGGGATGGGgaccaggatttgggatttgggatgggaatgccGAGCTCCCGCGCGGGGTTTCATGGAAAAAGTGGCGATTCCCGGGTTTGTCCGGGTGAAAATTCTGTTTGTTCCACTCTGAGGAGCAGCGGGATTCGGGGAATTGTGTCCCGGGAATTCGGGAGTGAATCCCGTGGGG encodes:
- the SCX gene encoding basic helix-loop-helix transcription factor scleraxis isoform X1, which produces MSFAMLRSAPGRFLYPEISALSEDEENSESSGSEEKPFHVEGDAFGARGGKRRPGKSRGRLAREPRQRHTANARERDRTNSVNTAFTALRTLIPTEPADRKLSKIETLRLASSYISHLGNVLLLGDAGGGGQPCHGAAAAAAAAAAGPGAAAAAAAAAAAAFCSGGSASPPGRESESGQPRQICTFCLSNQRKMQPARNGERRCREYRE
- the SCX gene encoding basic helix-loop-helix transcription factor scleraxis isoform X2; this encodes MSFAMLRSAPGRFLYPEISALSEDEENSESSGSEEKPFHVEGDAFGARGGKRRPGKSRGRLAREPRQRHTANARERDRTNSVNTAFTALRTLIPTEPADRKLSKIETLRLASSYISHLGNVLLLGDAGGGGQPCHGAAAAAAAAAAGPGAAAAAAAAAAAAFCSGGSASPPGRESESGQPRQICTFCLSNQRKMSKDRDRKTGQLRS